Proteins from one Patescibacteria group bacterium genomic window:
- a CDS encoding glycosyltransferase family 2 protein has translation MTRPDVSIIIVNWKVRALLEKCLNSILAETGNKQLEIIVVDNDSADGTSEMVMMEYPMIRMIALPQNIGFAAANNLALEQAHADIIFLLNPDTEVTDGFFEEALKYFKNNPSVDIVGPKIINPDGSNQSSVRRFPDLLSQILIMLKLKNILVDNKLLSNYLANDFNYSKEQEVEQIMGAAMLIRRNVFEKIGKFDEKFFIWFEEVDFCLRAVQAGLKIKYIPYATIIHKGGESFSQRNSLRKQIIFNKSILRYFFKHKPFIEWLIILLIIPINILLTVFYVIFLKNKYK, from the coding sequence ATGACAAGACCGGATGTATCAATAATCATAGTTAATTGGAAAGTCAGGGCATTATTAGAAAAATGTCTCAATTCTATTTTGGCTGAGACTGGCAACAAGCAATTAGAAATAATAGTGGTAGACAATGATTCTGCAGACGGTACTTCAGAGATGGTAATGATGGAATATCCAATGATCAGAATGATAGCTCTACCACAAAATATTGGTTTTGCCGCGGCCAATAATTTAGCTTTAGAGCAGGCGCATGCGGATATAATTTTTTTGCTCAATCCAGATACAGAAGTTACTGATGGTTTTTTTGAGGAAGCATTAAAATATTTTAAAAATAATCCTAGTGTAGATATAGTAGGGCCAAAAATTATCAACCCTGATGGATCTAATCAGTCCTCAGTTAGGCGTTTTCCTGATTTATTGTCTCAGATATTAATTATGTTAAAGCTCAAAAATATTTTGGTAGACAATAAGTTATTGTCCAATTATTTAGCCAATGATTTTAATTATAGCAAGGAGCAGGAGGTGGAGCAGATAATGGGGGCGGCAATGCTTATCAGGCGAAATGTCTTTGAAAAGATTGGAAAATTTGATGAGAAATTTTTTATATGGTTTGAAGAGGTTGATTTTTGTTTGCGGGCTGTACAAGCTGGACTCAAGATAAAATATATACCTTATGCCACTATCATTCACAAGGGTGGAGAAAGTTTTAGCCAGAGAAACAGTTTGCGCAAACAGATAATATTTAATAAAAGTATACTCAGATATTTTTTCAAACACAAACCTTTCATAGAGTGGTTAATTATTTTGTTGATTATACCTATAAATATTTTGTTGACAGTTTTTTATGTCATTTTTCTCAAAAATAAATACAAATAA
- a CDS encoding glycosyltransferase family 2 protein, with protein sequence MDLSIIILNYHNKNLTKELLKNIIHEINIPYEYEIIVVDNASYDGIKEIIEEKFPEVHFVQSDINGGFAAGNNLGIKRASGKYILVMNPDLAILSDAIDKMYQYMERHPEVGLAGPRLINADKSVQYSCTEFPDWKLPLYRRTSLGDTKSGQKWLHKYLMKDLDHSKNSYVPALFGACLIVRKEALQTVGLLDERYFMYMEDLDWSRRFWENNYKVAYIGQAEVIHLHRRQSASESLPKTLFSKSARNHVISFIKYLRKFKGKKLPKVA encoded by the coding sequence ATGGATTTATCAATAATAATTTTAAATTATCATAATAAAAATTTAACCAAAGAGCTCTTGAAAAATATTATTCATGAGATCAATATTCCCTATGAATATGAAATAATCGTAGTGGATAATGCTTCTTATGATGGTATAAAAGAAATTATAGAGGAGAAGTTTCCTGAAGTCCATTTTGTGCAGTCTGATATTAATGGAGGTTTTGCAGCCGGCAACAATCTGGGTATCAAAAGAGCTAGTGGAAAATATATTTTAGTTATGAATCCTGATTTGGCAATATTATCAGATGCAATTGATAAGATGTATCAGTATATGGAAAGACATCCTGAGGTAGGACTGGCTGGACCTAGGCTAATTAATGCGGATAAGTCTGTTCAATACTCTTGCACAGAGTTTCCTGACTGGAAATTGCCTTTGTACAGACGTACTTCTCTTGGAGATACCAAGTCTGGTCAAAAATGGCTTCACAAATATCTGATGAAAGATTTGGATCACAGTAAAAATAGCTATGTGCCGGCTCTTTTTGGCGCTTGTTTGATTGTTAGGAAAGAGGCTTTACAAACTGTCGGTTTGTTGGATGAAAGATATTTTATGTATATGGAAGATCTTGATTGGTCTAGACGTTTTTGGGAAAACAATTATAAAGTTGCCTATATTGGTCAGGCCGAAGTAATCCATCTTCATCGTCGTCAATCAGCTTCGGAAAGTCTGCCAAAGACCTTATTTTCCAAATCAGCCAGAAATCATGTTATAAGTTTTATAAAATACCTTCGTAAATTTAAAGGTAAAAAATTGCCAAAAGTGGCTTAA
- the rplM gene encoding 50S ribosomal protein L13, whose translation MERMTHKIDASGQIAGRLASQIAVLLQGKNKASYQPHIDGGDIVEIDNVKDMKFSGKKLETKVYYRTTGYPGGIRTKNLKDMMANEPAAVLKSMVYDMLPKNKLRPHMIKRLKIN comes from the coding sequence ATGGAAAGAATGACACACAAAATTGATGCCAGTGGCCAGATTGCCGGTAGATTAGCCAGCCAGATTGCTGTTTTGCTACAAGGTAAAAATAAAGCCTCTTATCAGCCACATATTGATGGCGGTGATATTGTAGAAATTGACAATGTCAAAGATATGAAGTTTTCTGGCAAAAAATTGGAAACCAAAGTTTATTATAGAACCACTGGATATCCAGGAGGAATTCGTACCAAAAATCTCAAGGACATGATGGCTAATGAACCAGCCGCAGTTTTAAAGAGCATGGTTTATGATATGCTCCCAAAGAACAAACTCAGGCCACATATGATTAAAAGATTAAAAATAAACTAA
- a CDS encoding glycosyltransferase, producing MKKFDLVIFNMSNYSEWDEGVSNRNYHILCELSNREEIGKILAVDYLPLNLKRSIRAYKEDLVLNIKDSKTIKRGLTYKVSKVSEKLYIYTDIDFWLRPKNTIKRVKKMAIDLNFGNLVLWSYYPFIAPHWDNFGQKLTVFDAVDNWLLHSSYNKYTDKLKKSYETIKDSADLIFVVSKNLTNFFDDQPNVYWMPNGVDIKHYNKKFALINRDIADIKKPIIGYLGVIQDKVDLDLVKYLAEHNRDKSVVLVGPVWAEQESKKAELEKEENIFFLGYKKYSDAPIYIQQFDVGIIPHKTAGFSASTNPMKMYEYLACGKPVVATENIGTENVQEIISTAKDYADFNQKMNDELSSDNAEKQAVRQEFVKKFSWFNTVSKMLDLIDNKLN from the coding sequence ATGAAAAAATTTGATTTAGTCATATTTAATATGTCCAATTATTCCGAATGGGATGAGGGCGTTTCCAACCGTAATTATCATATTTTATGTGAGCTTAGTAACCGTGAAGAAATTGGCAAGATATTGGCGGTTGATTATTTGCCCTTGAATCTAAAGCGATCAATCCGGGCTTACAAAGAAGATTTGGTACTCAATATTAAAGATTCAAAAACAATAAAAAGGGGTTTAACTTACAAAGTTTCTAAGGTTTCTGAAAAATTATATATTTATACTGATATTGATTTTTGGCTTAGACCAAAAAATACTATCAAGCGTGTCAAAAAAATGGCAATTGACCTCAACTTTGGTAATTTAGTGTTGTGGTCATATTATCCTTTCATTGCTCCACATTGGGACAATTTTGGTCAGAAGCTGACAGTCTTTGATGCAGTTGACAATTGGTTACTTCATTCTTCTTATAACAAATATACAGATAAACTCAAAAAATCTTATGAGACAATCAAGGATTCAGCTGATTTGATATTTGTAGTGTCAAAAAATCTGACCAATTTTTTTGATGATCAGCCAAATGTATATTGGATGCCAAACGGAGTTGATATCAAACATTACAATAAAAAATTTGCTCTGATTAATCGTGATATTGCTGATATAAAAAAGCCAATAATTGGTTATCTAGGCGTGATTCAGGATAAGGTAGATCTTGATTTGGTAAAATATTTAGCTGAGCATAATCGGGACAAATCTGTTGTATTGGTCGGTCCGGTCTGGGCTGAACAGGAAAGCAAAAAAGCAGAGCTTGAAAAAGAAGAAAATATATTTTTTTTGGGCTACAAAAAATATAGTGATGCCCCTATATATATACAGCAATTTGATGTGGGTATTATACCGCACAAGACAGCCGGATTTTCAGCTAGTACCAATCCTATGAAAATGTATGAATATTTAGCTTGTGGCAAGCCAGTGGTGGCTACCGAAAATATTGGTACAGAAAATGTCCAAGAAATAATTTCAACCGCCAAAGATTATGCTGATTTTAATCAAAAAATGAATGATGAGTTGTCATCAGACAATGCAGAAAAACAAGCTGTTCGTCAGGAATTCGTAAAGAAATTTTCTTGGTTTAATACAGTATCAAAAATGTTGGATCTTATAGACAATAAGCTAAATTAG
- the rpsI gene encoding 30S ribosomal protein S9, with the protein MAVKKENKDFTPATGKRKSAIARVRIMKDNSKGIKITINDKDYKEYLNYIEWQEEILKPLKLAGRENINISIKTHGGGVRGQVDAIRHGIAKALLATDEELRTSLRKEGFLTRDSRIKERKKPGLRKARRAPQWSKR; encoded by the coding sequence ATGGCAGTTAAGAAAGAAAATAAAGATTTCACCCCAGCTACTGGTAAAAGAAAAAGCGCTATTGCCAGAGTTAGGATTATGAAAGATAATTCAAAAGGTATCAAAATTACCATCAATGATAAAGACTATAAAGAATACCTAAATTATATTGAGTGGCAAGAAGAGATTCTCAAACCTCTAAAACTAGCTGGACGTGAAAATATTAATATTTCAATCAAAACCCATGGTGGAGGAGTGCGAGGGCAAGTAGACGCCATTAGACATGGTATTGCCAAGGCACTTTTAGCCACTGACGAAGAATTACGTACCAGTTTACGAAAAGAAGGATTTTTGACTCGTGATTCCAGAATCAAAGAAAGAAAAAAACCAGGCTTGCGTAAAGCCCGTCGTGCTCCACAATGGTCAAAACGTTAA
- the lysS gene encoding lysine--tRNA ligase has product MLKNQEKSPNINDQYKLRLSKLSAIKKAGLEPYPARTSVNMSTQEFLDDFTKLLKSQKKIILSGRIISLRIQGGSSFFHFRDGSATVQAFLRKDNVGEKEYAFFKTDIDEADFVELTGCAFETKTKEPTILVSKITLLSKALKPMPNEYYGLKDPDTRFRKRYLDLLVNPEVKKVFDLRSKIIKYTREYFDNMAYTEVDTPVLQHIASGATAKPFITHHNALDIPLYLRVAPELYLKRLIIGGYDKVYEIARCFRNEGIDHQHNPEFTQIEAYEAYKDYNYYMVMVENFMAWLVKKINNNSTKIKNGQDTLDFKAPYPRIDFKESLEKALKIDLEKTDDKELFDIAKKAGLKPDKTWGRGKLLDELYKKFVRTKLIQPVFLINHPLEISPLAKKIPDRPNYVERFQLVVKTAELCNAFSELNDPLDQEKRFAEQKQLREAGDEEAQGADDDFVEALKHGMPPTAGLGIGIDRLVMMLGDIENIKEVILFPTMRPKNE; this is encoded by the coding sequence ATGCTGAAAAATCAAGAAAAAAGCCCAAATATCAATGATCAATATAAACTGCGTTTGTCCAAACTATCAGCTATAAAAAAAGCTGGTTTGGAGCCATACCCAGCCAGGACTTCAGTCAATATGTCCACCCAAGAATTTTTGGATGATTTTACCAAGCTTTTAAAATCGCAAAAAAAGATTATTCTAAGTGGTAGAATAATCAGTCTCAGAATTCAGGGTGGTTCTTCATTTTTTCATTTTCGTGATGGCAGTGCAACTGTTCAGGCGTTTTTAAGAAAAGACAATGTTGGTGAAAAAGAATATGCTTTTTTCAAAACAGATATTGATGAAGCAGATTTTGTAGAGCTGACTGGCTGTGCTTTTGAAACTAAAACAAAAGAGCCGACTATTTTGGTATCAAAAATTACTTTACTTTCCAAAGCCTTAAAACCAATGCCAAATGAGTATTATGGTCTCAAAGACCCTGATACCAGATTTCGCAAAAGATATCTTGATTTATTAGTCAATCCAGAGGTCAAAAAAGTTTTTGATTTGAGGAGTAAAATCATAAAATATACCAGAGAATATTTTGACAATATGGCTTATACCGAGGTAGATACTCCTGTTTTGCAGCACATCGCCTCCGGAGCAACTGCCAAGCCATTTATCACGCACCACAATGCTTTGGATATTCCTTTGTACCTTCGTGTGGCACCAGAATTGTATCTCAAGAGACTAATAATTGGCGGTTATGACAAAGTCTATGAAATTGCCCGTTGCTTTAGAAATGAAGGTATTGACCATCAGCACAATCCTGAGTTTACCCAGATTGAAGCTTATGAAGCTTACAAAGACTACAATTATTATATGGTCATGGTAGAAAATTTTATGGCTTGGCTGGTCAAGAAAATAAATAATAATAGTACCAAAATAAAAAATGGCCAAGACACTCTGGATTTTAAAGCTCCATATCCGAGAATTGATTTTAAAGAGTCACTGGAAAAAGCTCTAAAGATTGATTTGGAAAAAACTGATGATAAAGAGCTCTTTGATATAGCCAAAAAAGCTGGCCTAAAGCCTGACAAAACTTGGGGCAGAGGAAAACTGCTTGATGAATTGTATAAAAAGTTTGTACGCACCAAATTGATTCAGCCTGTATTTTTGATTAATCATCCGTTAGAGATTTCCCCACTAGCCAAAAAAATTCCTGATAGACCAAATTATGTAGAAAGATTTCAATTGGTTGTTAAGACAGCAGAGCTTTGCAATGCTTTTTCTGAGCTCAATGATCCGCTAGATCAAGAAAAAAGATTTGCCGAACAAAAACAGCTTAGAGAAGCAGGTGACGAAGAAGCACAGGGTGCTGACGATGATTTTGTAGAAGCTTTGAAGCACGGTATGCCACCGACCGCCGGACTAGGTATTGGAATAGACAGATTAGTCATGATGTTGGGCGATATTGAAAATATAAAAGAAGTTATTTTATTTCCAACAATGAGACCAAAAAATGAATAA
- a CDS encoding flippase, producing MVSAQKITANTSFFMTALILQKVLSFVYFTLLARALGVGATGQYFFAISFATMFAVISDLGMSPLLIRETAKENNDTKRWFDQIFTFKLLLALVTVIVIYFLDTIIFYNDAVRNLIYLTTAIIVIDSFTLFFYAYIRGKQSLKWESWGTIIFQVIVIVMGLSLLQFTTDVFILLTVLLTASLFNMIYSFLILLNKFHVKPAIYFDKGLAKKIIKVALPFALAAIFAKIYAYMDTFLLKIYLGDEEVGFYSIAYKITFALQFIPLAFVAALYPAFTDFFKNDQAKLRQVFSKAFNYLAFISLPISFGIIALAHQIVPYLYTSEFSFSVFPLQVLIASIPFLFINFSLSSFLNASGREKTNTRNLGLVMAFNVILNLFFIPRFGIWGASLASTMSTVLLFSLNLFIVAHIAQLKWRYFLPILGSFLSSLIMYFVVIYLKDFMSWYFTIVLGALVYIVIMFTTKTMSQADIMSLKKSFFKTS from the coding sequence ATGGTAAGCGCCCAAAAAATCACTGCCAACACTAGTTTTTTTATGACAGCTCTTATACTGCAAAAGGTGCTGTCTTTTGTGTATTTTACTCTTTTAGCTAGAGCTCTGGGAGTTGGGGCTACTGGGCAGTATTTTTTTGCTATTTCTTTTGCTACTATGTTTGCAGTTATCTCTGATCTAGGTATGTCGCCACTACTTATCAGAGAGACTGCCAAAGAAAATAATGATACCAAAAGGTGGTTTGATCAGATTTTTACTTTTAAGTTATTGCTTGCTTTAGTGACGGTCATTGTGATTTATTTTTTAGATACTATTATTTTTTATAATGACGCTGTCAGAAACCTTATTTATCTGACTACGGCAATTATTGTGATAGATAGTTTTACTTTATTTTTTTATGCGTATATTCGAGGCAAGCAAAGTCTAAAATGGGAATCATGGGGTACTATAATCTTTCAAGTTATTGTGATTGTGATGGGTCTTAGCTTATTGCAATTTACTACTGATGTTTTTATATTACTCACAGTTTTGTTGACAGCTAGTTTGTTTAATATGATTTATTCCTTCCTGATACTTTTGAATAAATTCCATGTCAAACCAGCAATATATTTTGACAAAGGATTGGCCAAAAAAATTATCAAGGTAGCCTTGCCTTTTGCCTTAGCGGCAATTTTTGCCAAGATTTATGCTTATATGGACACATTTTTGTTGAAAATATATCTTGGTGATGAAGAAGTAGGTTTCTATAGTATTGCCTACAAGATAACTTTTGCTTTGCAATTTATACCACTGGCATTTGTGGCCGCTCTTTACCCGGCTTTTACAGATTTTTTCAAAAATGATCAGGCCAAACTAAGGCAAGTTTTTAGTAAAGCTTTTAATTATTTAGCCTTCATTTCCTTGCCCATTAGCTTTGGCATTATTGCTTTAGCTCATCAGATAGTGCCATATCTTTATACTTCCGAGTTTAGCTTTTCTGTTTTTCCACTACAGGTGCTTATTGCCTCCATTCCGTTTTTGTTTATCAATTTTTCTCTGTCCAGTTTTTTGAATGCCTCAGGACGTGAAAAAACAAATACTAGGAATTTGGGTTTAGTCATGGCCTTTAATGTAATTTTAAATTTATTTTTCATCCCACGCTTTGGTATCTGGGGGGCTAGTCTGGCTTCTACCATGAGTACAGTATTATTATTTTCTCTAAATTTATTTATTGTGGCGCATATTGCTCAGTTAAAATGGCGTTATTTTTTGCCTATTTTAGGCTCATTTTTGTCTTCTTTGATAATGTATTTTGTAGTTATATATTTAAAAGATTTTATGAGTTGGTATTTTACAATTGTCCTAGGGGCGTTGGTTTATATAGTTATTATGTTTACAACTAAGACCATGTCACAAGCTGATATAATGAGTTTGAAAAAATCATTTTTTAAGACTTCATGA
- a CDS encoding glycosyltransferase family 4 protein produces the protein MKKTLVLTHEYYPFKGGVARYVYNLFKDYNKDDYLVLTDHKEVKSHDNIINTRLRWPLVKPSWGLSILKLKKIIKENSIEQIFTPNILPLGSVAYFLKIPYIISLHGLDINLALKNKPELTKKILHNAKHIIVNSQSTALSLKGLDLDEKKISLIYPSVDLVDKYDTRVLEAFRKKLDIKDGEKILLTVGRLVKRKGHDLVIDAISQLKDEYNIKYFIVGSGPEKDNIKKLIKEKNLNKKVFLFENIKDQEKIYFYKMSDVFVMPHRSEEGDIEGLGIVYLEAANMHIPIICGARGGVTEIFSPDDVLMVENADVRQLNRHLRYLLKNKKEADKLSDRAYQIIQNFNNVSRKSDILKQILQ, from the coding sequence ATGAAAAAAACTTTGGTTTTAACTCACGAATATTATCCTTTCAAAGGGGGAGTGGCCCGCTATGTTTATAATTTATTTAAGGATTATAATAAAGATGATTATTTGGTATTAACAGATCATAAAGAAGTAAAGTCACATGATAATATTATAAACACGAGATTGCGTTGGCCGCTAGTCAAACCAAGTTGGGGATTATCTATTTTGAAATTAAAAAAAATTATAAAAGAAAATAGTATAGAACAAATTTTTACGCCAAATATTTTGCCACTCGGCAGCGTAGCATATTTTCTGAAAATACCTTACATCATATCTTTGCATGGTCTGGATATAAATTTGGCTTTAAAAAATAAGCCAGAATTAACCAAAAAGATATTGCACAATGCAAAACACATTATTGTAAATAGTCAGAGTACAGCTTTGTCGCTAAAAGGTCTTGATCTGGATGAAAAAAAGATAAGCCTTATTTATCCCAGTGTTGATTTGGTTGATAAGTATGATACTAGGGTATTGGAGGCTTTTAGGAAAAAATTGGATATCAAAGATGGTGAAAAAATATTGTTGACAGTTGGCCGCTTAGTCAAGAGAAAGGGGCATGATTTAGTCATAGATGCTATCAGTCAGTTAAAAGACGAATATAACATAAAATATTTTATTGTTGGTTCTGGTCCGGAAAAAGATAATATTAAAAAATTGATAAAAGAAAAAAATTTGAATAAAAAAGTTTTTCTCTTTGAAAATATTAAAGATCAGGAAAAAATATATTTTTATAAAATGTCTGATGTATTTGTGATGCCTCATAGGTCAGAAGAAGGTGATATAGAGGGTTTGGGGATTGTTTATTTGGAAGCGGCCAATATGCATATTCCCATCATTTGCGGAGCCAGAGGCGGAGTGACAGAAATATTTAGTCCAGATGATGTATTGATGGTTGAAAATGCTGATGTTCGTCAGCTAAACAGACATTTGAGATATTTGTTGAAAAATAAAAAAGAAGCTGATAAACTGTCAGATAGAGCTTATCAAATAATACAAAATTTTAATAATGTTAGCAGAAAAAGCGACATTTTAAAGCAGATTTTACAATAA
- the rplQ gene encoding 50S ribosomal protein L17, producing MRHNKVGRKFGREKAPRKAMLDNLATSLVLYEKVVTTDAKAKEIRPIVEKLITRGKVKSVHNKQQINKTLHDTKATQKILDVLGPRYKERKGGYTRIIKIGPRQGDGAPMSQIEFV from the coding sequence ATGAGACATAATAAAGTAGGTAGAAAATTTGGTAGAGAAAAAGCACCACGAAAAGCTATGTTGGATAATTTGGCTACTTCTTTGGTTCTTTATGAAAAGGTAGTTACTACCGACGCCAAGGCCAAAGAAATCAGACCAATTGTAGAAAAGCTTATTACCCGTGGTAAAGTAAAATCCGTCCACAATAAGCAACAAATCAACAAAACTTTGCATGATACCAAGGCTACTCAAAAGATTTTGGATGTCTTGGGACCAAGATATAAAGAAAGAAAAGGCGGATATACTAGAATAATAAAAATTGGACCTCGCCAAGGTGACGGAGCTCCTATGTCTCAAATTGAATTTGTATAA
- a CDS encoding O-antigen ligase family protein, translating to MSFFSKINTNNKYLYYLSGFIILEFLSWLAYNFSQLNLYILILTALVTVILCFKDSRYYFYIPIAELAWGSLGHGFEYGYFNLRLSIFLAVIFVWFVKNINFRNWKILKDGTLLFIFLFLLVFVAAGVLNGYLKSYPIANIFFDANAYLYLFYLPVWYQIFESNFVAEFFEIIKAAAIIIALKTVIIFNIFVADYSFLNTNLIYKWIRDTRTGEITPFGQGFFRIFFQSQFYLLLAWFYMFLYQIKDFKNKTNFLLLSLISAALLISLSRSFWLGAFVGLVFLLINIFFYQKKHLSVYIFVWLFVLLISSSLIVLFFYNTPKYHGFNIFYQRTVDSSEAAASSRSQLLGPMKKAIGENIIIGSGFGRELTYQSSDPRIKNDNNPDGTYTTYAFEWGWLDMWLKAGLGIILVFFIWLWQIYQRGYKILNKDPISVLSILSAITSLIIIHIFTPYINHPLGLGLLMISIVIFTTYAKEKKSYY from the coding sequence ATGTCATTTTTCTCAAAAATAAATACAAATAATAAATATCTATACTATCTTTCCGGATTTATAATTTTGGAATTTTTGTCTTGGCTGGCCTATAATTTTAGCCAGCTTAATCTTTATATTTTAATTTTGACGGCACTAGTCACTGTGATTTTGTGTTTCAAAGATTCTAGATATTATTTTTATATACCGATTGCCGAGTTAGCCTGGGGCTCATTAGGGCACGGCTTTGAATATGGTTATTTTAATTTACGATTGTCTATATTTTTGGCGGTTATTTTTGTCTGGTTTGTCAAAAATATAAATTTTAGAAATTGGAAAATACTAAAAGACGGAACCTTATTATTTATTTTTTTATTTTTATTGGTGTTTGTTGCCGCCGGAGTTTTAAATGGCTACTTGAAGTCTTATCCAATAGCCAATATATTTTTTGATGCCAATGCTTATTTATATCTTTTTTATTTACCAGTTTGGTATCAGATTTTTGAAAGTAATTTTGTGGCAGAGTTTTTTGAGATTATAAAAGCGGCGGCCATTATCATAGCCCTAAAGACTGTTATTATTTTTAATATTTTTGTGGCAGATTATTCTTTTTTGAATACCAATTTGATATACAAGTGGATCCGTGATACTAGGACAGGTGAGATTACACCTTTTGGGCAGGGATTTTTTAGGATATTTTTCCAATCACAATTTTATCTTTTGTTGGCCTGGTTTTATATGTTTTTGTATCAGATAAAAGATTTTAAAAACAAAACAAATTTTTTGTTACTTAGTTTGATTTCGGCGGCATTATTAATAAGTCTATCGCGTAGTTTTTGGCTGGGTGCATTTGTTGGACTGGTGTTTTTATTGATCAATATTTTCTTTTACCAAAAAAAACATTTATCGGTTTATATTTTTGTTTGGCTTTTTGTTTTACTTATTTCAAGTAGCTTGATAGTTTTATTTTTTTATAATACACCAAAATATCACGGCTTTAATATATTTTATCAGAGGACTGTAGATAGTAGCGAGGCAGCAGCTAGTAGTCGTAGTCAGCTTTTGGGTCCTATGAAAAAGGCGATAGGGGAAAATATTATTATTGGCTCTGGTTTTGGCCGTGAATTGACCTATCAGTCATCTGACCCTAGGATCAAAAATGACAATAATCCTGACGGCACATATACCACCTATGCTTTTGAATGGGGCTGGCTCGATATGTGGCTCAAAGCAGGTTTGGGTATTATCCTTGTATTTTTTATATGGCTCTGGCAAATATATCAGAGAGGGTATAAAATACTCAATAAGGATCCAATAAGCGTGCTTTCTATATTGAGTGCTATTACTAGCCTAATAATAATTCATATTTTTACTCCTTATATAAATCATCCTTTGGGTCTGGGATTATTAATGATCTCTATAGTTATATTTACTACATATGCAAAAGAAAAAAAAAGTTATTATTAG
- a CDS encoding glycosyltransferase family 2 protein: protein MQKKKKVIISLLTYNGERYLPWLLKSLHEQNFKDWDLLVLDNASSDNSVAIVREHHPHARIIEQKKNLGFARGHNLLINWSDSDYVFVINQDIILEPDYLSKLVEFLDTNTKAASCAGKLMYWDFDNGLKTKIIDSYGLKIDRKRQVVDAYQGKEDFSLPSQEVFGLSAAATLYRRRSIDQVAWQAKDNHLECFDDFFFAYKEDVDLAWRLRLFGWQNWLIATTKAYHHRSVSKGKDLRQSRKSRGMANKLSYRNHFLTIYKNSYLKNLWRDWPYIKWYEFKKFMYLLFFERSTLSGLSEYIKMIPKIKDKKKYIAKHRKIEADDIYKWFEK, encoded by the coding sequence ATGCAAAAGAAAAAAAAAGTTATTATTAGTTTACTGACCTATAACGGCGAGCGTTATTTACCATGGCTTCTAAAAAGTTTGCATGAGCAAAATTTTAAGGACTGGGATCTTTTGGTATTAGATAATGCCTCAAGTGACAATTCTGTGGCTATAGTCAGGGAGCATCATCCGCACGCCAGAATAATAGAACAAAAAAAGAATCTTGGTTTTGCCAGAGGGCATAACTTGCTTATCAATTGGTCAGACTCTGATTATGTTTTTGTCATAAATCAAGATATTATTTTGGAGCCCGATTATCTGAGTAAATTAGTTGAATTTTTAGATACTAATACCAAAGCAGCCAGTTGTGCGGGAAAATTAATGTATTGGGATTTTGATAATGGTTTAAAGACCAAAATAATTGATTCATACGGCCTCAAAATAGACAGAAAGAGGCAAGTAGTTGATGCTTATCAGGGTAAAGAGGATTTTAGTTTACCTAGTCAGGAGGTGTTTGGTTTGTCAGCGGCAGCTACTTTGTATCGTCGTCGGTCTATTGATCAGGTTGCTTGGCAGGCCAAGGATAATCATTTAGAATGTTTTGATGATTTTTTTTTCGCTTATAAGGAAGATGTGGACTTGGCTTGGCGCCTCAGGCTTTTTGGCTGGCAAAATTGGTTGATTGCTACTACCAAAGCATATCATCATCGTTCTGTATCCAAAGGTAAAGATTTGCGCCAGAGCAGAAAGAGTAGGGGCATGGCCAATAAACTTTCTTATCGTAATCATTTTTTGACAATATATAAAAATTCATATTTAAAAAATTTGTGGCGTGACTGGCCATATATAAAATGGTATGAGTTTAAAAAATTTATGTATCTTTTGTTTTTTGAAAGATCTACATTGTCAGGATTATCAGAGTATATAAAAATGATACCAAAAATTAAAGACAAAAAAAAATATATTGCCAAACATAGAAAAATTGAGGCAGACGATATTTATAAATGGTTTGAAAAATAA